CTCGACGAACGCCAACGACTTCGGGCCGCTCAAGCTGCAAGCCGTCCGACAGGCGATGATTGAGCGCGGCTGGAGCCGGGGGAATATCAATCGAGCGGTGCGACGCGTCGTGCTCTGTTTTCAATGGGCGTGCCAGCACGAATTCGTCAAACCCAACATCTATCACGGACTAAAGTGCGTGAAAGGACTTCAAAAGGGACGTTCGGACGCAAAGGAAACGGGTGATGTAAAGCCCGTACCCGACGTCGACGTCGACGCCGTGTTGCCGCTCGTGCGCCCGCAAGTGGCAGCGATGATTCGTTTACAACGACTCACCGGCGCACGTCCTGGGGAAGTGCTGGCAATGCGCGGTACGGAGTTGGACCGTTCGGGGACGGTCTGGGTCTTTCGACCAGTTCAGCATAAGAATGCCTGGCGTGGGCACGCACGGGAAATTTATCTCGGTCCTCAGGCGCAAGAGATCGTTCGTGCGTTTCTTAAAGGGGACGCCAATACCTATTTGTTTTCCCCGGCCGAAGCCGAAGTGCAGCGTGACGCGGAACGCCGAGCGGCCAGAGACGCCAGGCAGCGCGGCCGGACACCAAGTCAATTGGCGCGGAAACCAAAGGCGAATCCTAAGCGGCAGCCCGCGGACCACTACACAGTTCCGAGCTACGCTAAAGCGATTGCTCGGGCGTGTAAGAAAGCAACAGTTCCGCACTGGCATCCGCACCAACTTCGACATGCCGCGGCGACGGAGTACAAGCGGCTTTTCGGCACTGAGGTCGCCCGGGTGATCTTGGGACATCGATCGGTGTCAATGACGGAGCATTA
This portion of the Planctomycetia bacterium genome encodes:
- a CDS encoding site-specific integrase — translated: MPKSFSPPKYRHFKPRNLAVVRINGRDHYLGMYDSPESWERYHRLLADRARIGTAVPCSADKPDEVTVTELAARFFRHAETYYRRSDGSPTHEVNNIRQALRVLRELFGSTNANDFGPLKLQAVRQAMIERGWSRGNINRAVRRVVLCFQWACQHEFVKPNIYHGLKCVKGLQKGRSDAKETGDVKPVPDVDVDAVLPLVRPQVAAMIRLQRLTGARPGEVLAMRGTELDRSGTVWVFRPVQHKNAWRGHAREIYLGPQAQEIVRAFLKGDANTYLFSPAEAEVQRDAERRAARDARQRGRTPSQLARKPKANPKRQPADHYTVPSYAKAIARACKKATVPHWHPHQLRHAAATEYKRLFGTEVARVILGHRSVSMTEHYAETDAARAIKVVMTIG